One segment of Egicoccus sp. AB-alg2 DNA contains the following:
- a CDS encoding ABC transporter ATP-binding protein gives MSPDPATLTTPEVVTDATAVDVRDVRRTYPGGVVALDGLDLQVPRGGFTCLVGASGCGKSTLLDLLAGLSQPTSGSVATDGRSALLFQDAALFPWLTAQRNVELALRLRGVPRARRRDRARELLHLVHLEGFEHRRPHELSGGMRQRVALARALAQEAEILLMDEPFGALDAITRDLMHDELEALWSAQGLTVVFVTHNVREAVRLGDEVVVLTSRPGRVSARLTIELPRPRTLADAAVAELSGQITDVLRREVRRHAVA, from the coding sequence GTGAGCCCCGATCCCGCCACGCTGACCACGCCAGAGGTCGTGACCGACGCCACCGCCGTCGACGTCCGCGACGTCCGGCGTACGTACCCGGGCGGCGTCGTCGCCCTCGACGGCCTCGACCTGCAGGTCCCACGCGGCGGCTTCACGTGCCTGGTCGGCGCGTCGGGCTGCGGCAAGTCGACCCTGCTCGACCTGCTGGCCGGCCTGTCGCAGCCGACCTCGGGCTCGGTCGCCACCGACGGTCGGAGCGCGCTGCTGTTCCAGGACGCCGCCCTGTTCCCGTGGCTCACCGCACAGCGCAACGTCGAGCTGGCACTGCGACTTCGCGGTGTGCCCCGCGCTCGGCGCCGCGATCGCGCCCGTGAGTTGCTGCACCTCGTCCACCTCGAGGGCTTCGAGCACCGCCGCCCGCACGAGCTGTCGGGCGGGATGAGGCAACGCGTCGCGCTCGCCCGTGCGCTTGCCCAAGAGGCCGAGATCCTGCTGATGGACGAGCCGTTCGGCGCGCTCGACGCGATCACCCGCGACCTCATGCACGACGAGTTGGAGGCGCTGTGGTCCGCGCAGGGGCTCACCGTCGTGTTCGTCACACACAACGTGCGCGAGGCCGTGCGCCTCGGCGACGAGGTGGTCGTGCTCACCAGCAGGCCCGGGCGGGTGTCGGCGCGGCTCACGATCGAGCTGCCTCGTCCCCGGACGCTGGCCGACGCCGCCGTCGCGGAGCTGTCCGGCCAGATCACCGACGTCCTGCGCCGGGAGGTGCGCCGCCATGCCGTCGCCTGA
- a CDS encoding TatD family hydrolase: MPYVDTHCHLDHHEVLSPAEQVERARAAGVTTMITIGTDMASSTQAVRTAARFDGVWAAVGVHPNDAMEATPQVLEVIDRLAQDGNVVAIGETGLDYYRDYTTPAQQEASFRSHIQIARAHDRTLVVHCRDAWDDCLDVLLDEGAPERVVMHCFSGDLDVTKRCVEQGWYLSFAGNVTFGNAADLREAAAAVPLDLLLTETDSPFLTPHPHRGKPNDPSYVPYTLRTLAQVQARPLDEVEAAVHGNALRAFALPADRGTHPA, translated from the coding sequence GTGCCCTACGTCGACACCCACTGCCACCTCGACCACCACGAGGTGCTGTCGCCTGCCGAACAGGTGGAGCGAGCCCGCGCCGCGGGCGTCACGACGATGATCACCATCGGTACCGACATGGCCTCGTCCACCCAGGCCGTGCGAACCGCCGCCCGCTTCGACGGCGTCTGGGCCGCCGTCGGCGTCCACCCCAACGACGCGATGGAGGCCACCCCGCAGGTGCTGGAGGTCATCGACCGGCTCGCGCAGGACGGCAACGTCGTGGCCATCGGCGAGACCGGCCTCGACTACTACCGCGACTACACCACGCCGGCGCAGCAGGAGGCCAGCTTCCGGTCGCACATCCAGATCGCCCGGGCCCACGACCGCACGCTGGTCGTCCACTGTCGTGACGCGTGGGACGACTGCCTCGACGTCCTGCTGGACGAGGGCGCGCCCGAGCGCGTCGTCATGCACTGCTTCAGCGGCGACCTCGACGTCACGAAGCGCTGTGTGGAGCAGGGCTGGTACCTGTCGTTCGCCGGCAACGTGACCTTCGGCAACGCCGCCGACCTGCGCGAGGCGGCGGCCGCGGTCCCCCTGGACCTGTTGCTGACGGAGACCGACTCGCCGTTCCTGACGCCCCACCCGCACCGCGGCAAGCCGAACGACCCGTCCTACGTTCCGTACACCCTGCGCACGCTCGCGCAGGTCCAGGCCCGTCCATTGGACGAGGTCGAAGCGGCCGTGCACGGCAACGCCCTGCGGGCGTTCGCGCTGCCGGCGGACAGGGGCACGCACCCGGCCTGA
- the rsmA gene encoding 16S rRNA (adenine(1518)-N(6)/adenine(1519)-N(6))-dimethyltransferase RsmA — protein MGDLLTPREVRRLLAERGLAPRKAAGQNFVVDPNTVRRIVDAAGLRGDDVVLEIGPGLGSLTLGLADTVRRVVAVEIDAGFVAALAEVLRGRDDVEVVHADALQADLGALVGGGPARLVANLPYNVATPLIMHALEDPAVDDLFVMVQREVGERWAAVPGDSLYAAVSCKLGTVANAEVALTIPRTVFHPVPNVDSVMVRITRRADAPAGEVRARRFRLIETAFRQRRKTLRNNLRHLAPGPALAAAASDAGIDLGARAERLSPADVERLDAALAAAGVSV, from the coding sequence ATCGGCGATCTGCTGACCCCGCGCGAGGTGCGTCGCCTGCTCGCCGAACGTGGGCTGGCGCCTCGCAAGGCCGCGGGCCAGAACTTCGTCGTCGACCCCAACACGGTGCGCCGGATCGTCGACGCGGCCGGGCTGCGCGGCGACGACGTCGTGCTGGAGATCGGACCCGGGCTGGGGTCGCTCACGCTCGGGCTCGCCGACACCGTCCGGCGCGTGGTCGCGGTGGAGATCGACGCCGGCTTCGTGGCGGCACTGGCCGAGGTGCTGCGCGGCCGCGACGACGTCGAGGTGGTCCACGCCGACGCGCTGCAGGCCGACCTCGGTGCGCTGGTGGGCGGCGGCCCCGCCCGGCTGGTGGCGAACCTGCCCTACAACGTGGCCACCCCGCTGATCATGCACGCGCTGGAGGACCCGGCGGTCGACGACCTGTTCGTGATGGTGCAACGCGAGGTCGGCGAACGCTGGGCGGCGGTGCCCGGCGACTCGCTGTATGCCGCGGTCAGCTGCAAGCTCGGCACCGTCGCCAACGCCGAGGTGGCGCTGACCATCCCCCGCACCGTGTTCCACCCGGTGCCCAACGTGGACAGCGTGATGGTGCGCATCACCCGCCGGGCCGATGCTCCGGCGGGGGAGGTGCGCGCGCGCCGCTTCCGGCTCATCGAGACCGCGTTCCGGCAGCGGCGCAAGACGCTGCGCAACAACCTGCGCCACCTCGCGCCGGGCCCGGCGCTGGCGGCGGCCGCGTCCGATGCCGGGATCGACCTCGGCGCCCGCGCGGAGAGGCTGTCTCCAGCGGACGTGGAACGTCTGGACGCCGCCCTGGCCGCCGCCGGTGTGTCCGTGTGA
- a CDS encoding 4-(cytidine 5'-diphospho)-2-C-methyl-D-erythritol kinase: MDGAGVTAAARVRVRVPSKVNLFLSVRGLRPDGYHELVTILQTVSIHDTVLAKLDGSASSAHPAARRFMDLAFTQEAGPEVPPGPDNLAVRAARQLMGLVGVGTAHREDEGTVPVTRLHLTKRIPVAAGMAGGSADAAATLLALNELWGTELDREELRQIAAELGADVPFCVTGGTALATGTGISTAQVLCRGTYHWVVGISEQPLSTPAVYRAFDEVGRPSEAEPDAVLQALRTGDTEALGAALYNDLEEAAFSLRPELREARDAFLAEGALGALVSGSGPTVVGLAASAQHALELSTRVKGLFDRVEIALSPAGGPEVAVD; this comes from the coding sequence GTGGACGGCGCCGGGGTCACGGCAGCGGCCCGTGTCCGCGTGCGCGTGCCGTCCAAGGTCAACCTGTTCCTGTCCGTCCGCGGCCTTCGTCCCGACGGCTACCACGAGCTCGTGACGATCCTGCAGACGGTCTCGATCCACGACACCGTGCTCGCCAAGCTCGACGGTTCGGCCAGTTCGGCCCACCCGGCCGCGCGCCGGTTCATGGATCTCGCCTTCACCCAGGAGGCCGGGCCCGAGGTCCCGCCCGGGCCGGACAACCTCGCCGTGCGGGCCGCCCGGCAGCTGATGGGGCTGGTCGGTGTCGGCACCGCCCACCGCGAGGACGAGGGCACGGTCCCGGTCACCCGACTGCACCTGACCAAACGGATCCCGGTGGCGGCCGGCATGGCCGGCGGATCGGCCGACGCGGCGGCGACGCTGCTCGCCCTGAACGAGCTGTGGGGCACCGAGCTCGACCGCGAGGAATTGCGGCAGATCGCCGCGGAACTGGGCGCCGACGTGCCGTTCTGCGTCACGGGCGGGACCGCCCTGGCGACGGGCACCGGCATCTCGACGGCGCAGGTGCTGTGCCGCGGCACCTACCACTGGGTGGTCGGCATCAGCGAGCAGCCGCTGTCGACGCCGGCCGTCTACCGGGCCTTCGACGAGGTCGGCCGGCCCTCGGAGGCGGAGCCCGACGCGGTCCTGCAGGCACTGCGCACCGGCGACACCGAGGCCCTGGGCGCCGCCCTCTACAACGACCTCGAGGAAGCCGCCTTCTCCCTGCGGCCCGAGCTCCGCGAGGCCCGGGACGCCTTCCTGGCCGAGGGCGCCCTCGGGGCGCTGGTCAGCGGCTCGGGACCCACGGTGGTCGGGCTGGCCGCGTCGGCCCAGCACGCGCTCGAGCTGTCGACCCGTGTAAAGGGCCTGTTCGACCGCGTGGAGATCGCGCTGTCACCAGCGGGCGGCCCCGAGGTCGCGGTCGACTAG
- a CDS encoding ribose-phosphate diphosphokinase → MEVVTKKRMHIFSGSSYPELAREVADHLGMRVGEVKLAQFANGELYARFAESVRGGDVFVIQSHLSIPGGMSINDFVIEQLIMLDALKRASAKRTVAVVPYYGYSRSDKKARSREAIAARMIADMYESTGVDRIMSVDLHTGQIQGFFDDPFDHLTALPLLVQWIADNTQATDRVIVSPDAGRVRLTEKFAGHLGAPIAILHKRRDPDQQNVSETLDVIGEVDGKTCILIDDMIDTAGTICGAAELLKERGATRVIACATHPVFSDPAAERLKNSVIEKVVVTNTLPIPEERRIDKLVVLSIAPILASALRAVFEDQSVSEIFRGENV, encoded by the coding sequence GTGGAAGTCGTCACCAAGAAGCGCATGCACATCTTCTCCGGGTCCTCCTACCCGGAGCTCGCCCGCGAGGTGGCCGACCACCTGGGGATGCGCGTCGGTGAGGTGAAGCTCGCGCAGTTCGCCAACGGTGAGCTCTACGCCCGCTTCGCCGAATCCGTGCGCGGCGGCGACGTCTTCGTCATCCAGTCGCACCTGTCCATCCCCGGCGGGATGAGCATCAACGACTTCGTGATCGAGCAGCTCATCATGCTCGACGCGCTCAAGCGGGCCTCCGCCAAGCGCACCGTGGCGGTCGTCCCGTACTACGGCTACTCGCGCTCGGACAAGAAGGCCCGCTCCCGCGAAGCCATCGCCGCGCGCATGATCGCCGACATGTACGAGTCCACCGGCGTGGACCGCATCATGTCCGTCGACCTGCACACCGGGCAGATCCAGGGCTTCTTCGACGACCCGTTCGACCACCTCACCGCGCTGCCCCTGCTGGTCCAGTGGATCGCCGACAACACGCAGGCCACCGACCGCGTCATCGTCTCGCCCGACGCCGGCCGCGTGCGGCTCACGGAGAAGTTCGCCGGCCACCTCGGCGCACCCATCGCGATCCTCCACAAGCGCCGCGACCCCGACCAGCAGAACGTGTCGGAGACCCTCGACGTCATCGGTGAGGTCGACGGCAAGACCTGCATCCTGATCGACGACATGATCGACACCGCCGGCACGATCTGCGGCGCCGCCGAACTGCTGAAGGAGCGCGGCGCCACCCGCGTCATCGCTTGCGCCACCCACCCCGTGTTCTCCGACCCGGCCGCCGAACGCCTCAAGAACTCGGTCATCGAGAAGGTCGTCGTCACCAACACGCTGCCGATCCCCGAGGAACGGCGGATCGACAAGCTCGTCGTCCTCTCGATCGCCCCCATCCTCGCCTCCGCGCTGCGCGCCGTCTTCGAGGACCAGTCCGTCTCCGAGATCTTCCGCGGCGAGAACGTCTGA
- a CDS encoding SigE family RNA polymerase sigma factor — MVRQGTGSDSFAAVFNAHHKQAVRLAYLLTSDPHQAEDIVADAFAKVYVRWKKGEVRDVGAYLRRAVANEANSKLRRRYLERREASKRSGDDRGVRLVDDHAADQDVVWQAIQRLPDRQRQAVVLRYYEDLSEAETADILGCSVGTVKSQVSRGLARMQELLSASGLSAASEGGGI, encoded by the coding sequence ATGGTGCGGCAGGGGACCGGCAGCGATTCCTTCGCTGCGGTCTTCAACGCCCACCACAAGCAGGCCGTCCGACTCGCCTACCTGCTCACCAGTGACCCGCACCAGGCGGAGGACATTGTCGCCGATGCCTTCGCCAAGGTGTACGTGCGCTGGAAGAAGGGCGAGGTCCGCGACGTCGGGGCCTACCTGCGGCGCGCCGTGGCGAACGAGGCCAACTCGAAGCTGCGGCGGCGTTATCTCGAGCGCCGCGAGGCATCGAAGCGGTCCGGCGACGACCGGGGCGTGCGGCTGGTCGACGACCACGCCGCCGACCAGGACGTCGTCTGGCAGGCGATCCAGCGCCTGCCGGACCGGCAGCGGCAGGCGGTCGTGCTCCGCTACTACGAGGACCTCTCCGAGGCCGAGACCGCCGACATCCTCGGCTGCTCGGTCGGCACGGTGAAGTCCCAGGTCTCGCGTGGGCTGGCCCGGATGCAGGAGCTGTTGTCCGCATCCGGACTGTCCGCGGCGAGCGAGGGAGGTGGCATCTGA
- a CDS encoding ABC transporter substrate-binding protein → MRRFPLPAALLTTGLLLGGCGATSTAASDDAPTSASDTGASAEPSGTLRLGYFPNVTHAPAIVGLGEGLFEQALGDGVTLETRTFNAGGEAIEALLSGAIDATYIGPNPAINGFARSNGEALRIVAGTTSGGAYLVTRPELTDPAQLAGTTLSTPALGNTQDVALRAWLAEEGFETTPEGGGEVAIQPQENAQILETFLDGQIDGAWVPEPWATRMIEEGGGRVLVDERDLWPDTDGEYVTTHLVVATSFLEEQPEIVAALLQGHLDAIERTTADPTATAGVVADGIAAVTGVSPDTGVVEQALGNLTFTPDPIADSLRGSADAAIAVGLLEPVDLDGIYDLTTLNRLLTQRGDEEVSE, encoded by the coding sequence ATGCGCCGCTTCCCCCTCCCTGCCGCCCTGCTCACGACCGGCCTGCTGCTGGGCGGCTGCGGCGCCACCTCGACGGCGGCGTCCGACGACGCGCCGACGTCCGCCAGCGATACCGGCGCGTCGGCGGAGCCCTCCGGCACGCTGCGGCTGGGCTACTTCCCGAACGTCACCCACGCGCCGGCCATCGTCGGGCTCGGTGAAGGGCTGTTCGAGCAGGCGCTGGGTGACGGCGTGACGTTGGAGACCCGGACCTTCAACGCCGGTGGCGAGGCGATCGAGGCGCTGCTGTCGGGCGCGATCGACGCGACCTACATCGGCCCGAACCCGGCGATCAACGGCTTCGCCCGCTCGAACGGCGAGGCGCTGCGCATCGTTGCGGGCACGACGTCCGGCGGGGCCTACCTCGTCACCCGTCCCGAGCTCACCGACCCCGCGCAACTGGCCGGCACCACGCTGTCGACGCCGGCGCTCGGCAACACCCAGGACGTGGCACTGCGGGCGTGGTTGGCCGAGGAGGGCTTCGAGACGACTCCCGAGGGTGGCGGCGAGGTCGCGATCCAGCCGCAGGAGAACGCCCAGATCCTGGAGACGTTCCTCGACGGTCAGATCGACGGTGCCTGGGTGCCCGAACCCTGGGCGACGCGCATGATCGAGGAGGGCGGCGGGCGCGTCCTGGTCGACGAACGGGACCTGTGGCCGGACACCGACGGCGAGTACGTCACCACCCACCTCGTCGTCGCGACCAGCTTCCTCGAGGAGCAGCCCGAGATCGTCGCGGCGCTGCTGCAGGGCCACCTCGACGCCATCGAGCGCACGACCGCCGACCCGACCGCCACCGCCGGCGTCGTCGCCGACGGCATCGCGGCCGTCACGGGCGTCTCCCCCGACACCGGCGTCGTGGAGCAGGCGCTCGGGAACCTCACCTTCACCCCCGACCCGATCGCAGACTCGCTGCGCGGTTCGGCGGACGCCGCCATCGCGGTCGGGCTGCTCGAACCCGTCGACCTCGACGGCATCTACGACCTGACGACGCTGAACCGCCTGCTGACGCAGCGCGGAGACGAGGAGGTGTCCGAGTGA
- a CDS encoding transglycosylase family protein: MSSRPPRSRSSRRARKAASLLLVGALAVPLIGWSNAVVVEVDGELHDLRTYAGTVGEVLDQLEVEVGPADAVIPAPGTELTDGLTIQVARAITVGLVVDDDVHEVHAPVGSVAGVLEAADLGDARQQGAVITPSWTAPVEDGDTVTVLLPKPVEVVVDGDTHRTETVVSTVEGVLHELDVEVGDEDRVSPAVSTTIDGPTEIVVERVRTKEKVVEVVLEAGEQRRDDDDLLRGETRVAREAEDGLRRDTYAITRVDGEVTDKELVDREVVREPVDRLVLVGTKAPPPPPEPEPEPEPEPEPEAAPAPRPRATAAAAPAPSSGPSDDVWDRLARCESGGNWSYRGTYHGGLQFHPDTWARSKPSGYPQYAYEASREQQIEVGKRVQRAQGWGAWPHCSRQLGLR, translated from the coding sequence ATGTCTTCACGACCCCCCCGTTCCCGCTCGTCCCGTCGTGCCCGCAAAGCGGCCTCGTTGCTGCTCGTCGGCGCGCTGGCCGTGCCACTCATCGGCTGGTCCAACGCCGTGGTGGTCGAGGTCGACGGCGAGCTCCATGACCTGCGCACCTACGCCGGCACGGTCGGCGAGGTGCTCGATCAGCTCGAGGTCGAGGTCGGCCCGGCCGACGCCGTCATCCCGGCGCCCGGTACGGAGCTCACCGACGGCCTGACCATCCAGGTGGCCCGCGCCATCACGGTCGGCCTGGTCGTCGACGACGACGTCCACGAGGTCCACGCGCCCGTCGGCTCCGTCGCCGGGGTGCTGGAGGCGGCCGATCTCGGTGACGCCCGCCAGCAGGGCGCCGTCATCACACCATCGTGGACCGCGCCGGTGGAGGACGGTGACACCGTCACGGTGCTGCTGCCCAAGCCGGTGGAGGTGGTCGTCGACGGCGACACCCACCGCACCGAGACCGTGGTGTCCACCGTCGAGGGTGTGCTGCACGAACTCGACGTGGAGGTCGGTGACGAGGATCGCGTGTCACCGGCGGTTTCGACGACCATCGATGGTCCCACGGAGATCGTCGTCGAGCGGGTGCGGACCAAGGAGAAGGTCGTCGAGGTCGTCCTCGAGGCCGGCGAGCAGCGCCGCGACGACGACGACCTGCTGCGGGGTGAGACCCGCGTGGCGCGCGAGGCGGAGGACGGGCTCCGTCGCGACACCTACGCCATCACCCGGGTCGACGGCGAGGTGACCGACAAGGAACTCGTCGACCGCGAGGTGGTGCGCGAGCCCGTCGACCGCCTCGTGCTGGTCGGGACCAAGGCGCCGCCTCCACCGCCCGAACCGGAGCCCGAGCCGGAACCCGAACCCGAGCCCGAGGCCGCACCGGCCCCGCGGCCGCGTGCCACGGCCGCCGCCGCGCCCGCGCCGTCGTCGGGTCCGTCCGACGACGTGTGGGACCGACTCGCCCGCTGCGAGTCCGGCGGGAACTGGAGCTACCGCGGCACCTATCACGGCGGACTGCAGTTCCACCCCGACACGTGGGCCCGCAGCAAGCCGTCGGGCTATCCGCAGTACGCCTACGAGGCGTCGCGCGAGCAGCAGATCGAGGTCGGCAAGCGCGTCCAGCGGGCGCAGGGCTGGGGCGCCTGGCCCCACTGCTCGCGCCAGCTCGGCCTGCGCTGA
- the glmU gene encoding bifunctional UDP-N-acetylglucosamine diphosphorylase/glucosamine-1-phosphate N-acetyltransferase GlmU encodes MSDNARTAAVVLAAGKGTRFRSDLAKVLHRAAGRTLVGHVLEALRPLGLGQVVVVVGHQAEDVTASVQASDLPGLTTVVQEEQHGTGHAVQVAMPALADDVDRVLVLPGDTPLLTAPTLERLLAAAQGSTAAMLTARLEDPTGYGRVLRDADGNVTGIVEQRDATDAQRAIDEINAGMYVVARDHLVAALGQLDTDNDQGELYLTDVVGILAGKGEPVAAFVTSEDEVAGVNDRRQLADAAAVLRRRHLDHLMTEVGVSVADPATTHLDVDVEVGRDAVLLPGTILESGTRIGERAVVGPNSHLTACQVGNDATVHSTRATEAVIGEHASVGPFTHLRPGTRLGVKSKAGAFVETKNAQIGDGSKVPHLAYLGDATVGEQVNIACGVITVNYDGFTKSHTTIEDGAFVGCDTMLVAPVTVGSGAFVAAGSTLTDDVPADALAIARARQVNKEGWAAERRRQHGR; translated from the coding sequence GTGTCCGACAACGCCCGCACCGCCGCGGTCGTCCTCGCCGCCGGCAAGGGGACCCGTTTCCGTTCCGACCTCGCCAAGGTGCTGCACCGGGCAGCGGGCCGGACGCTGGTGGGCCACGTGCTGGAGGCGCTGCGGCCGCTCGGGCTCGGCCAGGTCGTGGTGGTGGTCGGCCACCAGGCCGAGGACGTGACCGCCTCCGTGCAGGCCAGCGACCTCCCCGGTCTGACCACGGTCGTGCAGGAGGAGCAGCACGGCACCGGGCACGCCGTGCAGGTCGCCATGCCGGCCCTGGCCGACGACGTCGACCGGGTACTGGTGCTGCCGGGGGACACGCCGCTGCTGACCGCACCGACGCTGGAGCGGTTGCTGGCCGCCGCCCAGGGCAGCACCGCCGCGATGCTCACCGCGCGGCTGGAGGACCCGACCGGCTACGGCCGCGTCCTGCGCGACGCCGACGGCAACGTGACCGGCATCGTCGAGCAGCGCGACGCCACCGACGCGCAACGCGCGATCGACGAGATCAACGCCGGCATGTACGTCGTCGCACGCGACCACCTCGTCGCGGCGCTCGGCCAGCTCGACACCGACAACGACCAGGGCGAGCTCTACCTCACCGACGTCGTGGGGATCCTGGCCGGCAAGGGCGAACCGGTCGCCGCCTTCGTCACCAGCGAGGACGAGGTGGCCGGTGTCAACGACCGCCGCCAGCTCGCCGACGCCGCGGCCGTGCTCCGCCGGCGCCACCTCGACCACCTCATGACCGAGGTCGGCGTCTCCGTCGCCGACCCCGCCACCACCCACCTCGACGTGGACGTGGAGGTGGGACGCGACGCGGTTCTGCTGCCCGGCACCATCCTGGAGTCGGGCACACGCATCGGCGAGCGCGCCGTCGTCGGCCCCAACAGCCACCTCACCGCCTGCCAGGTCGGCAACGACGCGACCGTCCACTCCACCCGTGCCACGGAGGCCGTGATCGGCGAACACGCGTCCGTCGGTCCGTTCACCCACCTGCGGCCCGGCACCCGGTTGGGCGTGAAGTCCAAGGCCGGCGCCTTCGTGGAGACCAAGAACGCGCAGATCGGGGACGGCTCCAAGGTGCCGCACCTCGCCTACCTCGGTGACGCGACCGTGGGGGAGCAGGTGAACATCGCCTGCGGCGTCATCACCGTGAACTACGACGGCTTCACGAAGTCGCACACCACCATCGAGGACGGTGCCTTCGTCGGCTGCGACACCATGCTCGTCGCGCCCGTGACCGTCGGCAGCGGCGCCTTCGTCGCGGCCGGTTCCACCCTGACCGACGACGTGCCGGCGGACGCGCTCGCGATCGCCCGCGCCCGCCAGGTCAACAAGGAAGGCTGGGCCGCCGAGCGCCGCCGGCAGCACGGCCGGTGA
- a CDS encoding HAD hydrolase-like protein: MTPPVCFDLDGCLVDSRAAIASCINHALVDAGLEPHDEAALHRFIGPPLLETFTSLLTSAGHDPAGATTCIDAYRSRYAEVSLTHTTAVPGIAEVLAAVATQRSVLVVTSKPREFAAPILAAVGLAGHVEEVHAPALSALEEAKAAALRRALAPFGDALDPAAVWMVGDRHHDVDAGRAVGTRTLGVTWGIGDRAELEAAGADVVVDTPADLLGHLGVPA, encoded by the coding sequence GTGACGCCACCCGTCTGCTTCGACCTCGACGGCTGCCTCGTCGACTCCCGCGCCGCCATCGCCTCGTGCATCAATCACGCGCTGGTCGACGCCGGCCTCGAGCCCCACGACGAGGCCGCGCTGCACCGCTTCATCGGTCCGCCGCTGCTGGAGACGTTCACGAGCCTGCTGACGTCGGCCGGTCACGACCCCGCCGGCGCCACCACGTGTATCGACGCGTACCGCAGCCGCTACGCCGAGGTGTCGCTGACGCACACCACGGCGGTGCCCGGCATCGCCGAGGTGCTCGCCGCGGTCGCCACGCAGCGGTCGGTACTGGTCGTCACCTCCAAACCGCGCGAGTTCGCCGCCCCGATCCTCGCGGCCGTTGGCCTCGCCGGCCACGTCGAGGAGGTGCACGCCCCCGCACTGAGCGCCCTCGAGGAGGCCAAGGCGGCCGCGTTGCGGCGGGCGCTGGCGCCGTTCGGTGACGCGCTGGACCCCGCTGCCGTGTGGATGGTCGGCGACCGTCACCACGACGTCGACGCCGGACGCGCCGTCGGCACGCGCACCCTCGGCGTCACCTGGGGCATCGGGGACCGTGCGGAGCTCGAGGCCGCGGGCGCCGACGTGGTCGTGGACACACCGGCGGACCTGCTCGGCCATCTCGGCGTCCCCGCGTGA
- a CDS encoding ABC transporter permease produces MPSPDTLGREFAGIDHLDTAETGRASTAARVWAGAWPKLAATVLLLGLWQAVVWSGWRPPYVLPGPAAALSAVWEGLRDGSLPAAFATTMSRATIGFAIAIVIGVALGLAVASVPWLRTAVGSLITGIQTMPSIAWFPLAILLFQLSERAILFVLVLGAAPAIANGLLHGIDHTPPLLHRAGRVLGASGLDRYRFVVLPAALPGFVGGLKQGWAFAWRSLMAGELLVIIAARPSLGTRLQFAREFSDAEGLLATMLVILVIGIAVDALVFGRLEQAVRRRWGLLPT; encoded by the coding sequence ATGCCGTCGCCTGACACCCTGGGCCGGGAGTTCGCCGGCATCGACCACCTGGACACGGCGGAGACCGGGCGAGCGTCGACGGCGGCGCGCGTGTGGGCCGGCGCGTGGCCGAAGCTCGCCGCCACGGTGCTCCTGCTCGGCCTGTGGCAGGCCGTGGTGTGGTCCGGCTGGCGGCCGCCGTACGTGCTGCCCGGCCCGGCGGCCGCCCTCTCGGCCGTGTGGGAGGGGCTGCGTGACGGGTCGCTGCCGGCCGCGTTCGCCACCACCATGTCGCGGGCGACGATCGGGTTCGCCATCGCGATCGTGATCGGGGTGGCGCTCGGGCTCGCGGTCGCGAGCGTGCCGTGGTTGCGGACCGCCGTCGGCTCGCTGATCACCGGCATCCAGACCATGCCGTCGATCGCCTGGTTCCCACTCGCGATCCTGCTGTTCCAGCTCTCGGAGCGCGCGATCCTGTTCGTGCTGGTCCTGGGGGCGGCACCGGCGATCGCGAACGGGCTGTTGCACGGCATCGACCACACGCCGCCACTCCTGCACCGGGCGGGCCGGGTGCTGGGCGCGTCCGGGCTCGACCGTTACCGGTTCGTGGTCCTGCCGGCCGCGCTGCCCGGTTTCGTGGGCGGGTTGAAGCAGGGCTGGGCGTTCGCGTGGCGCAGCCTGATGGCCGGCGAGCTGCTGGTGATCATCGCGGCGCGCCCGTCGCTGGGCACGCGGCTGCAGTTCGCCCGCGAGTTCTCCGACGCCGAAGGGCTGCTGGCCACCATGCTGGTGATCCTGGTCATCGGGATCGCGGTGGATGCGCTGGTGTTCGGCCGGCTCGAGCAGGCCGTCCGCCGCCGCTGGGGCCTGCTGCCGACCTGA
- a CDS encoding Rrf2 family transcriptional regulator: MWIGRRTDYAARAVLALALADGDELLTLDDLAARTAVPRSVLEQVMPTLRTAGLVRATRGRYGGYRLNKPASDITLETVVRLFQGPLAPIGCATRRNPEPCEVGDGCSMRDVWADVRDATIRTLQATTFQKLADDAGGVWRAHGQPLPMV; the protein is encoded by the coding sequence ATGTGGATCGGCCGACGCACCGACTACGCGGCCCGGGCCGTGCTCGCACTGGCGCTCGCGGACGGCGACGAACTGCTGACACTGGACGATCTGGCGGCCAGAACGGCCGTTCCCCGCTCGGTGCTCGAACAGGTCATGCCGACGCTGCGGACAGCCGGCCTCGTGCGTGCGACCCGCGGTCGGTACGGCGGCTACCGGCTCAACAAGCCCGCGTCCGACATCACCCTGGAGACGGTCGTGCGGCTGTTCCAGGGACCGCTCGCGCCGATCGGCTGCGCCACCCGACGCAACCCCGAGCCCTGCGAGGTCGGCGACGGGTGCTCGATGCGCGACGTCTGGGCCGACGTCCGCGACGCGACCATCCGCACGCTGCAGGCGACCACCTTCCAGAAGCTCGCCGACGACGCCGGCGGGGTGTGGCGGGCCCACGGGCAGCCGCTGCCGATGGTGTAG